One genomic region from Macellibacteroides fermentans encodes:
- a CDS encoding SDR family oxidoreductase, with product MKILLTGATGYIAQRLLPVLVDAGHTIVCCVRDVKRFYIHDDWTVQVTKIEVDFLKPESLANIPSDIDVVYYLIHSMSTSSGDFSEMEQRSAQNFVKRIEGTNVKQIIYLSGIVNEAHLSKHLQSRKNVETILANSRVALTTLRAGIIVGSGSASFEIMRDLVEKLPIMIAPQWLKTKCQPIAIRNVIEYLSATLLRDETYNQSYDIGGPDVLTFKEMLLQFGEVRNLKRHIFIVPVMTPKLSSYWLYFVTSTNFSLATNLVKSMKVEVVCKPNNLPQLFPIKLISYKEAIQLAFDRTEQNQVLSSWTDALSSQVLVNGISAHISVPTKGCFSDQKIVKLDEPDAALDNIFAIGGDRGWYYADWLWNIRGFLDKIVGGTGIRRGRKSDTEIFAGEALDFWRVLVADRNKKRLLLYAEMKLPGEAWLEFKINSANELIQTATFRPLGLWGRLYWYSVLPFHLFIFKGMAKNIATKKYNWIQKKPTSQ from the coding sequence ATGAAAATATTATTGACAGGTGCAACGGGATATATTGCTCAACGACTTCTACCTGTTTTAGTAGATGCCGGACATACTATTGTATGTTGCGTACGTGATGTAAAAAGATTTTATATTCACGATGATTGGACAGTACAAGTTACAAAAATAGAAGTAGATTTTTTAAAGCCTGAATCGTTAGCTAATATACCCTCAGACATAGATGTTGTATATTATCTTATACACTCAATGTCTACTTCATCAGGCGATTTCAGTGAAATGGAACAACGATCGGCTCAAAATTTCGTCAAGCGAATAGAAGGAACAAATGTCAAACAAATTATTTATCTGAGTGGGATTGTAAACGAAGCACATTTGTCGAAACATTTACAGTCTCGTAAAAATGTAGAAACAATACTTGCTAATTCTAGAGTTGCATTAACAACCTTGAGAGCTGGTATAATTGTAGGGTCGGGCAGTGCCTCTTTTGAAATAATGCGCGATTTGGTTGAAAAATTACCAATTATGATTGCTCCGCAATGGCTTAAAACTAAATGCCAACCCATAGCTATTCGGAATGTAATCGAATATTTATCGGCAACATTACTTCGTGACGAAACATATAACCAGAGCTATGATATTGGAGGTCCAGATGTATTGACTTTTAAAGAAATGCTACTCCAGTTTGGAGAAGTAAGAAATCTGAAACGACATATATTTATAGTACCTGTTATGACACCGAAGCTATCTTCTTATTGGTTGTACTTCGTAACATCAACCAACTTTTCGCTGGCTACGAACCTTGTAAAAAGCATGAAAGTAGAAGTAGTCTGCAAACCCAACAATCTCCCTCAACTATTTCCAATAAAGCTTATCAGTTACAAAGAAGCCATACAGTTAGCTTTTGACCGAACTGAACAAAATCAGGTATTATCGAGCTGGACAGATGCCTTAAGCAGCCAGGTGTTGGTAAATGGGATATCGGCACATATATCTGTTCCCACTAAAGGTTGTTTTAGTGATCAGAAAATAGTAAAATTAGATGAGCCTGACGCAGCGTTAGATAATATATTTGCTATTGGCGGAGATCGTGGTTGGTATTACGCCGACTGGCTATGGAATATTCGAGGCTTCCTTGACAAGATTGTTGGAGGTACAGGAATTAGACGTGGAAGAAAGAGTGATACTGAAATATTCGCGGGAGAAGCTTTAGACTTCTGGCGGGTGCTAGTCGCCGATAGAAACAAAAAGCGATTGCTGCTTTACGCTGAAATGAAACTACCGGGTGAAGCATGGTTGGAATTTAAAATAAATAGTGCGAATGAATTGATTCAAACAGCCACATTCCGTCCTTTAGGACTGTGGGGAAGGCTATATTGGTATTCGGTTCTACCATTTCATTTATTTATTTTTAAAGGGATGGCAAAAAATATTGCAACTAAGAAATATAATTGGATACAAAAAAAACCTACAAGTCAATGA
- a CDS encoding class I SAM-dependent methyltransferase, whose protein sequence is MSNENKSIYEFDFNLICEYYSNLERQGPGSPEATLKALGFIDNLTPQSHIADLGCGTGGQTMTLAQNTPGEITGLDLFPDFIKIFNRNAERDKLSNRVRGIVGSMDNLPFENESLDLIWSEGAIYNIGYERGLNEWKKFLKTGGYIAVSEVSWFTDERPQEINDFWMEHYSEIDTIPNKVAQMQKAGYIPTAIFILPETCWTDHFYAPQAKVQEEFLKKHAGNKSAENYVGFERYEMNLYYRYKEYYGYVFYIGKKR, encoded by the coding sequence ATGAGTAACGAAAATAAGTCAATCTACGAATTTGATTTCAATTTAATCTGTGAGTATTATTCAAACCTGGAGCGTCAGGGTCCCGGCAGTCCAGAGGCAACGCTTAAGGCATTAGGGTTTATCGACAATCTGACCCCGCAATCACACATAGCCGACCTCGGATGTGGAACAGGCGGACAAACCATGACACTGGCACAGAACACTCCGGGAGAAATAACCGGACTTGATCTCTTTCCTGATTTTATTAAGATATTCAACCGGAATGCAGAAAGGGATAAACTCTCCAACAGAGTAAGAGGCATTGTTGGATCAATGGACAATCTCCCATTTGAAAATGAATCATTGGACTTAATTTGGTCGGAAGGGGCCATCTACAATATCGGGTACGAACGTGGATTGAACGAATGGAAAAAGTTTCTGAAAACAGGTGGCTACATAGCCGTATCGGAAGTATCCTGGTTTACAGATGAACGGCCACAGGAAATAAACGACTTTTGGATGGAGCATTACAGCGAAATAGATACCATTCCAAATAAGGTTGCCCAAATGCAAAAGGCTGGTTACATTCCAACGGCTATCTTTATACTTCCCGAAACCTGTTGGACAGATCATTTCTATGCTCCACAAGCCAAGGTGCAGGAGGAGTTCCTGAAAAAACATGCCGGGAACAAATCTGCAGAAAACTACGTCGGCTTTGAACGGTATGAAATGAATTTGTATTACCGGTATAAGGAGTACTACGGATATGTATTTTATATCGGTAAGAAGAGATAA
- a CDS encoding DUF1398 domain-containing protein codes for MFTVEQINKAHEKVKSGADFPKYIQEIKLMGVISFETWVKDSHTKYFGKDDYQTSSKPQYPELSISDKVDTDKFIKYLRNHQQGKTDYYTFCTNCAETGVEKWVVYFDVMTCIYFDKAGNKILKEDIPV; via the coding sequence ATGTTTACTGTTGAACAAATAAATAAAGCTCACGAAAAGGTAAAATCCGGGGCCGATTTTCCAAAATACATTCAAGAGATAAAGCTGATGGGAGTTATCTCGTTTGAAACATGGGTAAAAGACAGTCACACCAAGTATTTTGGTAAAGATGATTATCAAACATCATCCAAGCCTCAGTATCCTGAACTATCAATTTCAGATAAAGTCGATACGGATAAATTCATCAAATACCTGAGGAATCATCAACAAGGAAAAACCGATTATTATACATTTTGTACCAACTGCGCTGAAACAGGAGTTGAAAAATGGGTGGTTTATTTCGATGTAATGACTTGTATCTATTTTGATAAAGCCGGAAACAAAATTCTAAAAGAAGACATACCTGTATGA
- a CDS encoding alpha/beta hydrolase has protein sequence MNRYSFLLLFFFFMLPAVAQVSDKVAYKTIENISYRTSNDTYANERCRLDLYYPEASKDFVTIVWFHGGGLSGGNKFIPQQLKEAGYAVVAVNYRLLPKATLTDCIDDAAAAVAWVFKEIGKYGGNPHKIVVSGHSAGGYLTNMIGLDKKWLSKYDINADSIAALVPFSGHAISHFAYRQSKGMKDTQPSIDEFAPLYYVRPDAPPLVIVSGDRDLEMLGRYEENAYFWRMMKVAGHQKVFLYELDGYDHGSMADPAFHILKSHVKKLF, from the coding sequence ATGAATCGTTATTCTTTTCTGTTGTTATTCTTTTTCTTTATGTTGCCTGCAGTTGCTCAGGTTTCTGATAAGGTTGCATACAAGACCATCGAAAATATCTCTTATCGTACAAGCAATGATACTTACGCTAACGAGCGCTGCAGACTGGATTTATATTATCCGGAAGCTTCTAAAGACTTTGTAACGATTGTTTGGTTTCATGGAGGAGGTTTATCCGGAGGTAATAAATTTATTCCACAACAACTTAAGGAGGCAGGGTATGCAGTTGTAGCTGTTAATTACCGCCTATTGCCTAAAGCAACGCTAACTGATTGTATTGACGATGCAGCTGCTGCAGTTGCATGGGTTTTCAAAGAGATTGGAAAGTACGGTGGTAATCCGCATAAAATAGTTGTCTCTGGTCATTCGGCCGGAGGATATCTCACCAATATGATAGGGCTTGATAAGAAATGGCTCTCAAAATATGATATCAATGCCGATTCCATCGCAGCTCTGGTCCCTTTTAGCGGTCATGCCATCAGTCACTTTGCTTATCGCCAGTCCAAAGGGATGAAAGATACCCAACCAAGCATCGATGAGTTTGCTCCACTCTATTATGTACGTCCGGATGCGCCACCTTTGGTTATAGTTTCTGGTGACAGAGACCTTGAAATGTTAGGGCGTTATGAAGAAAATGCCTATTTCTGGAGAATGATGAAGGTTGCCGGTCATCAGAAGGTATTTCTTTATGAATTGGATGGATACGACCACGGCTCGATGGCAGATCCGGCCTTTCATATTCTAAAAAGCCACGTCAAGAAATTGTTTTAA
- the cobC gene encoding alpha-ribazole phosphatase yields the protein MDLYLIRHTSVDVPAGYSYGQTDVPLRETFEAEAATVKEELNKIAADKVYTSPLSRCVRLATYCGFEDAWKDDRIKELNFGSWEMKSWDEVSSHPHSEAWFKDWVHVPTPGGESFKDQYNRVASFLDEIRSCNDNTVFVFAHGGVLACAQVYAGIYEMSEAFKHLPSYGEIIKLTL from the coding sequence ATGGATCTATATCTGATAAGACATACCTCGGTTGATGTTCCCGCAGGATATTCCTACGGACAGACAGATGTCCCTTTACGCGAAACATTCGAAGCAGAAGCAGCTACAGTCAAGGAAGAGCTTAATAAGATTGCAGCCGACAAAGTATACACCAGTCCCCTGAGCCGCTGTGTCCGTCTGGCTACCTATTGTGGTTTTGAAGATGCATGGAAAGACGACCGCATCAAAGAACTTAACTTTGGCAGCTGGGAAATGAAATCGTGGGACGAAGTAAGCAGCCACCCCCATTCGGAAGCGTGGTTTAAAGATTGGGTGCATGTACCCACCCCGGGAGGAGAGTCTTTTAAAGACCAATACAACCGCGTTGCTTCATTTCTGGACGAAATCCGTTCATGCAACGATAATACCGTCTTTGTTTTTGCACACGGAGGAGTATTGGCCTGTGCACAGGTATATGCCGGAATATACGAAATGAGCGAAGCCTTTAAGCATTTACCATCCTATGGTGAAATAATAAAGCTTACTTTATAG
- a CDS encoding adenosylcobinamide-GDP ribazoletransferase has product MRILAAFIFFTRLPFWRITSVPGDYFKNVVSGWAMTGWLTAGISAAVLYSSALVFPVSVAILLAIISRLLITGCLHEDGLADFFDGFGGGSDKQKILSIMKDSHIGTYGVVGLVFYFLMLYTLLSSLPLDLAGCAILTADPFAKGVSSMIINRLPYARKEEDSKAKVVYSPMTPGEYLFSAICGLFPLVWLPEIHYLWATLPVLLCWYLLTSFMKKKIGGYTGDCCGALTLLCELSFYIGIVLIYSVTH; this is encoded by the coding sequence ATGCGAATACTTGCGGCCTTTATATTTTTTACCCGCCTGCCCTTTTGGCGTATTACATCAGTGCCGGGCGACTATTTTAAAAATGTAGTCAGCGGTTGGGCGATGACCGGTTGGCTAACCGCTGGTATTTCGGCCGCTGTACTATATTCGTCCGCCCTTGTTTTTCCGGTTTCAGTTGCCATTTTACTGGCTATCATAAGTAGGTTGTTGATTACCGGATGTCTTCATGAAGACGGACTAGCCGATTTCTTTGACGGATTTGGTGGAGGAAGCGACAAGCAAAAGATTCTTTCCATTATGAAAGATTCACACATCGGGACTTACGGAGTGGTGGGGCTTGTCTTCTATTTTTTAATGCTTTATACATTACTGAGTTCTCTTCCTCTCGATCTTGCCGGTTGTGCCATCCTTACTGCCGATCCTTTTGCCAAAGGGGTATCCTCCATGATTATTAACCGGCTACCCTATGCACGAAAAGAGGAAGATAGCAAAGCCAAGGTCGTGTATAGCCCCATGACTCCCGGCGAATATCTATTTTCTGCAATCTGCGGTCTGTTTCCCCTTGTTTGGCTACCCGAAATTCACTATCTTTGGGCAACGTTGCCTGTATTGTTGTGCTGGTATTTACTTACCTCCTTCATGAAAAAGAAAATTGGTGGATACACCGGCGATTGTTGCGGAGCGCTTACACTCCTCTGCGAACTATCTTTCTATATAGGTATCGTTCTTATTTATTCAGTCACACATTAA
- the cobT gene encoding nicotinate-nucleotide--dimethylbenzimidazole phosphoribosyltransferase — MKTFQISTPDQTILESLIFKINDLTKPKGSLGTLEDIATQIGLIQQTLHPELHKPHGIIFAADHGIVDEGVSFSPKEVTRQMISNFLGGGAGINFLARQHNFVLKVVDGGIDYDFPAIDGLISRKVRKGTRNFLYESALTDLEVEQCIEIGAEIVKECHKEGCNIICFGEMGIGNTSPSSMWMTCLAGIPLLECVGAGSGLDSRGVMHKYTILKRALDNFKEERNAMNVMRYFGGIEMIMAVGGMLQAAELNMIILVDGFIMTNCVLAASKLYPEVINYCVFGHQGDEAGHKLLLDHLKVKPLLNLGLRLGEGSGAICAYPIVESAVRMINEMNTFSNAAVTKYF, encoded by the coding sequence ATGAAAACATTTCAAATCTCTACTCCCGATCAGACTATTCTTGAATCCCTTATTTTCAAAATAAACGACCTAACCAAACCCAAAGGATCGTTGGGAACTCTAGAAGATATCGCCACTCAGATCGGGTTGATTCAACAAACACTTCATCCGGAACTGCATAAGCCACACGGTATTATATTTGCAGCCGATCACGGAATCGTTGATGAAGGTGTAAGCTTTTCGCCCAAAGAAGTTACCCGCCAGATGATCAGTAATTTTCTTGGAGGGGGTGCTGGCATCAACTTCCTTGCCCGTCAACATAATTTTGTTCTAAAGGTAGTTGATGGAGGTATCGACTATGATTTCCCGGCAATAGACGGACTTATCTCCCGCAAAGTGCGTAAAGGTACTCGTAATTTCCTATACGAATCAGCTCTTACCGACCTAGAAGTTGAACAATGCATTGAGATTGGAGCTGAAATCGTAAAAGAATGTCACAAAGAAGGATGCAACATTATTTGCTTCGGTGAAATGGGAATAGGTAACACATCTCCATCCAGCATGTGGATGACCTGCCTTGCTGGTATTCCGTTGCTTGAGTGCGTTGGTGCTGGAAGCGGATTAGATTCGAGAGGTGTAATGCATAAATATACCATATTGAAACGAGCTCTAGATAACTTCAAAGAGGAGAGAAATGCGATGAATGTCATGCGTTACTTTGGGGGTATTGAAATGATAATGGCTGTAGGAGGTATGTTGCAGGCTGCCGAGTTGAATATGATTATTCTGGTAGATGGTTTTATTATGACCAACTGTGTGCTTGCAGCATCCAAACTTTATCCTGAGGTTATAAACTATTGTGTTTTCGGGCACCAGGGAGATGAAGCTGGTCACAAATTGCTGCTCGATCACTTAAAGGTTAAACCTCTTCTTAACCTGGGATTACGTTTGGGAGAAGGTAGCGGCGCCATCTGTGCCTATCCAATCGTTGAATCTGCTGTTAGGATGATTAATGAAATGAATACATTTAGTAATGCGGCAGTAACAAAATATTTCTGA